The following are from one region of the Populus trichocarpa isolate Nisqually-1 chromosome 8, P.trichocarpa_v4.1, whole genome shotgun sequence genome:
- the LOC18101809 gene encoding putative E3 ubiquitin-protein ligase LIN-1 produces MSKSSVSCFAKSHDHERPDLESIRGIVDSINEYMIGFLENVESWNSLKSQCTSMLNTIQNQKFFEFSEHSVLSNLYWGIESIEAAIQAKFPEEKTDHLRNSERLLQVPALLDEHGVTAGIQNQFLVCFSYFYLSAIKKLQNDEWQVALHYLQAMLVSPRLVRTEFAPEFCRVLFPLSNKSEIEDESSWDFGEDNTDEAIRQIARRYKHWLMYCQIMLHGETSGHCRSRNTSSPDKESQDLSHVMKSSSDLSNSVKQGHCLHNYHKKLMQYEKVHPLDLQGNRIEGTANEPMSNDIQEFQYYSNALKHLDQVPKVNIQNANLEKCKSIRRLEEILMEGELDSPTSVSSCDSYDLEEHNSEENMDDSKNSTTTTRTGVHDLQAECWDQMLQAPCSTVHSMSTTKILPHASQHRMREEASEVNIDDLFSERFLSSVSDLDLRVLELGGKRSDIQWNSHLKKSSQKLVQHRAIATKQDPHSRENFNKFCVHYRRDSSAEFIGDIEKVISKLCFSEGLAKFDEDYAGEVMTIYKMLNNKRGVKYTMLKDVMLDQLLTAISTSKEERVIRASVSILTTIISINKSAIEDIKNKGLRLCDLATALKRNVHEAAILIHMINPSPAEMKTLELLPALVEVVCSSNSYMERPATPLLTPPAASLMIIEVLVTAFDCATNNTHLAAINSPRVLRELLNVAGNNNLEGYVSLANVIVKCMQFDGQCRESVAQCIPVAPFIRLLQSNEKGAKFAALRFFHELLRMPRSPATNLLQQIRKEGGTKIMKVLVYCVRELPTDYQLLAANLLLQLDTLEESSEKGSFKEEAIQVILKSVDSEVSSPTQQLSAFIFANLGGTYAWTGEPYTVAWLVKKAGLTSLCHRNMIRNYDWLDQNLQDGVVDSWSSKIGKHVIDVGKPVFHALEKGLRSKAKRVSRDSLTAIAWIGFEIARCPTSLRYSACEILLGGIEQFLHPGLELEERLLACLCIYNYASGRGMQKLIHFSEGVRESLRRFSGVTWMADELHRVADYYLPNQSRISCVHTQILEASDSSSGAITSLIYYKGLLYSGHSDGSIKVWDIKQQSATIIWDLKEHKKAVTCFSLFEAGESLLSGSSDKTIRVWKMVQRKPECTEVIAMEEPIRQLEKYDQMIFVITQGHRMKVYDSSRTARDICKAKKVKSMRVVQGKIYIGCKDSSIQELTIATKREQEIKAPTKSWIMQKKPINAIVVYRDWLYSASSVIEGSKVKEWRTHHKPRISIAADKGRNVLLMGVVEDFIYLNSSSSTSTLQIWLRGMQQKVGRISAGSKITSLLTANDMVLCGTEKGLIKGWIPL; encoded by the exons ATGTCTAAGAGTTCTGTTTCTTGTTTTGCTAAATCCCATGATCATGAGAGACCAGATCTTGAATCCATAAGGGGAATTGTAGATTCGATCAATGAATACATGATTGGATTCTTGGAAAATGTTGAATCTTGGAATTCTTTGAAATCACAGTGTACTTCAATGCTAAATACAATTCAAAACCAGAAGTTCTTTGAATTCTCTGAGCACTCTGTCCTCTCAAATCTTTACTGGGGAATTGAAAGCATTGAAGCTGCAATACAAGCAAAATTCCCAGAAGAGAAAACTGATCATCTCAGGAACTCAGAAAGGTTGCTTCAGGTTCCAGCATTGCTTGATGAACATGGGGTCACAGCAGGAATTCAAAACCAGTTCTTAGTATGCTTTTCATACTTCTACCTCTCAGCCATTAAAAAGCTACAAAATGATGAGTGGCAGGTTGCGCTACATTATTTACAGGCAATGTTGGTCTCCCCTAGACTTGTTCGAACAGAATTCGCACCGGAGTTTTGTCGAGTTCTTTTTCCTCTAAGCAACAAATCTGAGATAGAGGATGAATCTTCCTGGGATTTTGGTGAGGACAATACTGATGAAGCAATCAGACAAATTGCGAGGAGGTACAAACACTGGTTAATGTATTGTCAGATCATGTTGCATGGAGAGACTTCTGGGCACTGCAGAAGCAGAAATACTTCTTCCCCTGATAAAGAATCACAAGATTTATC GCATGTGATGAAGAGCAGCAGTGATCTTTCGAATTCAGTTAAGCAAGGACACTGCTTGCATAATTATCATAAG AAATTAATGCAGTATGAGAAGGTGCATCCGCTTGATCTTCAAGGAAATAGAATTGAAGGCACAGCGAATGAACCTATGTCAAACGATATCCAAGAATTTCAGTATTATAGCAATGCTCTGAAACATTTGGATCAAGTTCCAAAGGTCAACATTCAGAATGCAAACCTTGAAAAGTGTAAAAGCATCAGACGCCTTGAGGAAATACTGATGGAAGGCGAATTGGACTCGCCAACTTCAGTAAGTTCATGCGACAGTTATGATTTGGAAGAACATAATTCAGAG GAAAATATGGATGATAGTAAAAACTCAACAACTACTACAAGAACAGGTGTTCATGATCTGCAAGCAGAATGTTGGGATCA GATGCTGCAGGCTCCTTGTTCCACAGTGCATTCAATGTCCACAACAAAGATTTTGCCACATGCTTCTCAGCACCGAATGCGGGAAGAAGCCAGTGAAGTAAATATAGATGACTTGTTTTCTGAAAGATTCTTAAGTTCTGTCAGCGATTTAGATTTACGTGTCTTGGAACTCGGAGGTAAAAGATCAGACATCCAGTGGAATTCCCATCTAAAAAAGTCATCTCAGAAGCTAGTTCAACACAGAGCTATAGCGACAAAACAGGACCCACATAGCCGGGAAAACTTCAATAAATTCTGTGTGCATTACAGAAGAGACTCCAGTGCTGAGTTTATAGGGGATATTGAGAAAgtaatttcaaaactatgtttCTCAGAAGGTTTAGCAAAGTTTGATGAAGATTATGCTGGAGAAGTGATGACCATTTACAAAATGCTGAACAATAAAAGAGGAGTGAAGTATACTATGTTGAAAGATGTAATGCTGGATCAACTTCTGACAGCTATTTCAACTTCCAAAGAGGAAAGAGTTATAAGGGCATCGGTTTCTATACTTACAACTATCATATCGATAAACAAGTCTGCTATAGAGGACATCAAGAATAAAGGCTTGAGGCTGTGTGATTTGGCAACTGCTTTGAAGCGAAATGTGCATGAGGCCGCTATTCTTATTCATATGATAAATCCATCTCCAGCAGAAATGAAGACATTAGAACTCTTGCCAGCATTGGTTGAGGTCGTGTGCTCTTCAAACAGTTACATGGAAAGACCAGCGACACCTCTTCTGACACCTCCTGCAGCATCATTGATGATTATTGAAGTCTTGGTCACTGCATTTGACTGTGCAACTAATAACACGCACTTGGCTGCAATCAATTCTCCTCGTGTTCTTCGGGAACTCCTCAACGTCGCTGGAAATAACAATCTGGAAGGATATGTCTCCTTGGCCAATGTTATAGTAAAATGCATGCAGTTTGATGGGCAATGCAGAGAATCAGTAGCACAATGTATTCCAGTGGCTCCATTTATACGTCTACTCCAAAGTAATGAGAAGGGTGCCAAGTTCGCAGCACTTCGGTTTTTCCATGAACTACTTCGCATGCCAAG aTCACCAGCTACGAACTTATTGCAGCAGATAAGAAAAGAAGGCGGCACCAAAATTATGAAAGTATTGGTTTATTGTGTCCGAGAACTTCCAACTGATTACCAACTCTTGGCAGCAAATTTACTGCTTCAACTAGACACATTG GAAGAATCATCTGAGAAAGGTTCATTCAAAGAAGAGGCTATACAGGTCATCCTCAAGTCAGTGGATTCTGAAGTAAGCTCTCCTACACAACAGTTATCTGCATTCATTTTTGCAAACCTTGGAGGAACTTATGCCTGGACAGGGGAGCCATACACTGTGGCATGGCTAGTAAAAAAGGCAGGCTTGACCTCCTTGTGTCACCGAAATATGATTAGAAACTATGATTGGTTGGATCAAAACCTGCAG GATGGTGTAGTTGACTCATGGAGCAGCAAGATTGGAAAGCATGTAATTGACGTAGGAAAACCTGTCTTCCATGCTTTAGAGAAAGGTCTAAGGAGTAAGGCAAAGAGGGTTTCTCGGGACTCTCTCACCGCAATTGCATGGATTGGATTTGAAATTGCAAGGTGTCCTACTAGCCTAAGATATTCTGCGTGTGAGATCTTGCTTGGTGGAATAGAGCAATTTCTGCACCCTGGATTGGAGCTTGAAGAAAGACTTCTGGCATGTTTGTGCATCTATAACTATGCTTCCGGAAGAG GGATGCAGAAACTAATTCATTTCTCCGAAGGAGTACGGGAATCGCTGAGACGTTTCTCAGGAGTAACCTGGATGGCAGATGAACTGCATAGAGTAGCTGACTATTATTTGCCCAACCAATCG CGTATTTCCTGCGTTCACACACAAATTTTGGAGGCAAGTGATAGCAGCAGCGGAGCCATAACTTCCCTCATCTACTACAAGGGACTGCTTTATAGTGGACATTCAGATGGTTCAATCAAG GTTTGGGACATCAAACAGCAGTCAGCCACAATTATATGGGACTTGAAAGAGCATAAAAAAGCAGTGACATGTTTTTCACTCTTTGAAGCAGGGGAGAGCCTTCTGAGTGGATCTTCTGACAAAACCATTAGG GTTTGGAAAATGGTACAAAGGAAACCGGAGTGCACTGAAGTCATAGCTATGGAGGAACCGATTCGACAGTTAGAAAAATATGACcaaatgatttttgttatcACCCAAGGCCACAGAATGAAG GTCTATGATTCATCAAGAACAGCCAGAGACATCTGTAAGGCTAAGAAGGTGAAGAGCATGAGAGTGGTCCAGGGAAAGATTTACATAGGCTGCAAAGATTCAAGCATACAG GAATTAACCATAGCAACTAAGAGGGAGCAGGAGATCAAGGCACCAACAAAGAGTTGGATAATGCAAAAGAAACCCATCAATGCAATTGTTGTCTACAGAGATTGGCTTTATAGTGCAAGTTCAGTCATCGAGGGTTCAAAAGTTAAG GAATGGAGAACACATCATAAGCCCCGTATATCTATAGCAGCAGACAAGGGCAGGAATGTGTTACTAATGGGAGTAGTGGAAGACTTCATCTACTTAAATTCCTCCTCGTCAACCAGCACCCTTCAG ATTTGGTTAAGAGGGATGCAACAGAAAGTGGGCAGGATTTCTGCAGGCAGCAAAATAACAAGCCTTCTTACTGCCAATGACATGGTTCTATGTGGAACTGAGAAAGGACTGATTAAG GGCTGGATACCACTCTAG